The sequence below is a genomic window from Chondrinema litorale.
ATCACAAATAATATCACACTTTTTCTTTATTAAAAGTTTGTACAAGCGTACGAGAGTATATTAGCACCCATTTGTAAGGCTTTTTGGCGTACATTCTCAGGGTCGTTATAAATTACCTGATCTTCCCATCCGTTACCCAAATCACACTCATAAGAGTAGAAGCATACCAATCTACCTTCGTAAACTATTCCAAACCCTTGAGGAGGTTTGTTGTCGTGTTCATGTATTTTTGGGAGCCCTTCTTTAAAATCAAATTTTTGATGATATATAGGATGGTTATAAGGTAGCTCAATAAAATCGAGTTCTGGAAAAACTTTTTTCATTTCTACCCTAATAAATTTATCGAGTCCGTAGTTATCGTCAATATGGAGAAAGCCTCCAGAGATTAGATAATTTCTCAGATTTTCTGCTTCTTGTGCCGAAAATACTACATTACCATGACCTGTCATGTATATAAATGGATATGAATAAATCTCTGGACTACCTACTTCAACTATATCATCTTCTGGATTTATATTCATATTTAAGCTCTGATTGCAGAATTCAATCAAATTTGGTAGCGAAGTTTTATTGGCATACCAGTCTCCACCACCATTATATTTAAGTTTGGCAATTTTAAAGGAATAATCCTGACTATGGGCATTTAGCGATAATGTAAGTAAACTCGAAATAATAAGGGTTAATAATTTCATGCGACTTAGTAGGAATAAAGATTAAAAATTAGCTTTACAAGCTCTTAAAAACATTTAAGTTTCTGAAAAATAGCATTTAATTTTAATTAACGCAGATGAATCATATTTAAAATATTACATGCTACAACACCTGCTGTTTCTGTTCTTAACCTGTTCGGTCCGAGACTTACTTTTTTAAATCCGGCGTTATCTGCATTTTGTAATTCTTCTGAATTAAAGCCACCTTCTGGCCCAACAATAATACAATAAGAACTGTTTGGCTTAGCCTCTTTTATTAAAGATTGATTTGTTGCTGTTTCTTCGTAAGCCAAATATTTTTCTTTTTCCTCAATATCACTTTGTAAAAAATCTTCAAATCTTTGAAGTTCTGTTATTTCTGGATAAAAAGGATTGTAAGATTGTTTCATAGCACTAACTGCTATTTTATGAATTCTGTCTAATCTCAGGTGTTTTCTTTCGGAATACCTGCTAAGAATAAAGGTGATCTTATCAATGCCTATTTCAATGGCTTTTTCCACAAACCATTCTATTCTGTCTGTATTTTTAGTAGGAGCTATAGCCAGATGAATTTTGAATTCTCTTTGTTTTATATCACTTATTTGTGATTGAATGGCAACTATCGTTTGCTTTTTTTCTTGTTTTGCAATCTTGCCATTAAAAATCCCTCCTTTACCATTAAATATATGAATTTCATCACCCGCTTTCAACCTTAACACTTTGCTGCAATGTAAAGATTCAGCTTCTGATAATTTAATCTCAATATCTGTTTTATTGGTATCTGGATGGTAAAATGCATGCATAGTACTTAATTAAGAATAACTTTCAACTTCTCTTTGTATATTTTTTCTTGCTTGAGCTTCAAATTTATCCTTAAAAAATTTCGAATAGTAAATATTTTCTCTTTGAAGGAAATTAATCAATACTTTTTTTCTTCCACTATAAAAAATACTGTCTGGATATGATATGTATTCTTTTCTTATTTGTGAAGAATATAAATCGTATTTGGCTGTTTCACTACCTAAAATAGATAAATCTGCATCTAAAAAATAGGCTGCGTCTAGTTGATTATCGAACCAATTATGCTTTGCTGTAGCTATAATTAATGCTTCAATATATTCAATTTGCTGCTTTTCTAAACATGTGTGTTTTAATGTTTTTGTAGCGAACTCAGCACTTTTGGTTTCATTTTCTTTACTCTGTGGATCATAAATAATATCATGAAACCATACTGCCAAATAAATTAAATCTGGATTTTCTAAATGAAGGCCTTTATCTGTTAGCGTGTTAAGAAGGTCATTTATATGTGTGAGATTATGATAAGCTCTGTGAGTTTCTGTATAATAAGAAAAAATGGTGTTTAAAGTTTTAGTAGTAAATTCTATGTTTGGGCTATACTTTTCTAAAAGTTTACTACAGTTTTCCTTTAATTTACTTACCATTATTTAACGTATCTACTGATTCAAAAAACAAAGTTAAGTCTAGCTCATAAATGGTTGCGCTAACATCATCTAACTGAATTTCAATAGGTTCGTTAACTGGTAGATTTATTTGAGAGATTATCATCTCTTTATTTATTTGATTTAAAGGGAAGTCGTACTTTTCAGTAACATCGCCTTTTGCTCTGCTAATCATGAGTATTGAAGGATCGGGGGAAGACTCTTCGCTAATTTCCCAAGAAGCAGAAGCTGTTTCATAGAAAAGATTGTCGCAAATAGTTGTACCAGAATTAATATGTAGACTGTCATCTAACATAAATGTGAAGTTGTCGTCTTTATAGCATGAAAATTCTGGTTGATTCAGTATATCATAGATAATGGTTTGTGCACTACCATTTGTTTCTAAAGGGATTTCCGCTTTTACCAATTTCCAAGTTTTGCCTTCACCTGCGTCACCCACAAGAAAAAGTATATTTTGTGTTATTTCAAATTCAGGGTCATCTTGACATGCAAAGCAATTGAGTAAAAAAAGGATATATATAAAATAAATTTTTTTCATAAAAGATTTTTAAATTCTGTGATTATAAATGCTTAACCTATTACTCTATTTGCATTTTTTGAAAATTGAAACTAACAAAATTAGTGATTTGCTCGTTTCTTAAGTTAAGATATGGTTTAATTCGATATTAAATCTATCAAAGTCTTCCAGATTATTGTGTCCAGCATTTGGAATAGTTACAAATTTACCATTCCCATTTAATTTCCCCGATAGTTTTTTTGCAGAACTATAAGGAACGATCTTGTCTTTAGTTCCATGGAATATATAAACTGGACATTTTATTTGCGGCAAACATAAATCCGACCTAAAACTAAATCTCATTAATAACTTATAAGGTACGAAAGGTGCATAATGTTTTGCTACATCGTATAGATTATAATAGGGTGTTTCTAAAATAACAGCTTTTACGTTGTGTTCAGTTGCCATTTTTGAAGCGATTCCAGTGCCTAGAGACCTACCATATAATATAATTTCTTTTGGATTAAAAAAATTCATTAAGTATTTCATACAGTATCTGGCATCTATATACATGCCTTCTTCCGTTTTTTTACCAATACTTTTACCATACGAACGATAGTCGTAAATAAAAAAATCGTAAGGGAATTTATCAAAATAATGGACTACCTCTATCCATCTTTTTAAACTGCCTGCATTGCCATGGAAATATAAAATGGCTCCGATTGCATTTTTCTTCTTAAAATGTAATGCATTAATTGTTACTCCTTCTTCTGTTTTAATATTGATTTCATCAAAGGAAAGTTTTGTTTGATGTTTATAGCTATCGGCTAGTTTTTCTGGTAAAAAAATGATTTTTTCCTGAATTAGATAGTAAACAACACATAACAATAAATAAGCGATTATTACAAAAATAGCTGTATTGAAAAAAGTGAATTGCATATGCTTAAAAAAAACTGTTTAGTGCAGTAAAAGCAAAATAAATGTATTTAAACAATCTTGAAAAGTAACCTACGTTAGCTTTAGAAATTATCAATCTACTATGTATTATGACTAGAAAACTAAGTTTGTTTGAATATTATTCACTTATTCAACATGAAAATGTAATTATTTCTTACAAAGGGCCAGTAACTGCAGTAATCATGGCTGAAATCAGTGCTGATATACGCTCAAAATTAGCCGATAATCCTAAAGCAGGTAGAAAAGTATTTTCAGTGTTTATGGAGTTATCACAAAACATTTTATACTACTCAGCAGAGAAGGTTACTTTTTCTAATAAAAAAGATAGTGTTGGTCTTCTTTTAGTTACAGAAACAGAGGAAGAATATATTTTTTCATGTGGCAATCTGGTTGAAAATGTATACGTAGATGAGTTAGTAGAAAGTGGTGAAATCATCAATTCAATGGACAAAGATGATTTAAGAAAACTCAAAAAAGAACAAAGGAATAAGCCACAAGGATCTAGAAGTAAAGGTGCTGGTATTGGTCTTATTCAAGTTGCACTTACATCAGGAAATCCACTTCAGATGGAAGTGAGACAGGTAGATGATCAGGTTTCTTTCTTTTCTTTATCAGTTAAAATAAATAAATAATATCGCATACATTCTTATGGCACAAGAAATATTAAACAATCTAGAAATTGAAGGCGAAAAAGGTACATTTTTTACGCCAAGTGTAAATTTTAACGCAGAGACAGGAGTATGTACTTTAGAGGGTGAGTCTTATCTTGAAGATACTTGGGAGTTTTATGATAAACTGCTAAGCTGGTTACAAGAATATTCAAAAACTGGAAAAGCTTTAAGATTTGATTTTAAACTTACTTATTTTAATACAAGTTCATCTAAAGGTATTTTGGACTTATTAAAAATGATTAAGAAATACGAAGAGGAAGGTGGTGATGTTACTGTTAACTGGTATCATCCAGAAGATGATGAAGATAACGTAGAGGAAGCAGAAGACTTTAAAGATGATACTGGTTTGGATATTGCGATTATTCCTTACTAATTAAAATATGATTTTATTTTAAGAGAGTGATTCTTTAAGAGTTACTCTTTTTTTTTGTCCATACAGTTTTAGCTCTTACAAGCTCTTTACCCTCTTCATTTTTTATTTGATGGAAATAAGTTTCATCTTCTTGTTTTTCAGCAATTGCTTTTAAACTTTCATTCAAAAGGCTTTCAGCTTTAAAGATGATATCAACCTCTTTTAAGGAATAAGATTGGTGAATTTCTATAGGGATTGTATCTAGAATCCATTGCAGGTAAAAAGTATTATTTGTGTGCTGATTAATAT
It includes:
- a CDS encoding RsmE family RNA methyltransferase; its protein translation is MHAFYHPDTNKTDIEIKLSEAESLHCSKVLRLKAGDEIHIFNGKGGIFNGKIAKQEKKQTIVAIQSQISDIKQREFKIHLAIAPTKNTDRIEWFVEKAIEIGIDKITFILSRYSERKHLRLDRIHKIAVSAMKQSYNPFYPEITELQRFEDFLQSDIEEKEKYLAYEETATNQSLIKEAKPNSSYCIIVGPEGGFNSEELQNADNAGFKKVSLGPNRLRTETAGVVACNILNMIHLR
- a CDS encoding SiaB family protein kinase, whose amino-acid sequence is MTRKLSLFEYYSLIQHENVIISYKGPVTAVIMAEISADIRSKLADNPKAGRKVFSVFMELSQNILYYSAEKVTFSNKKDSVGLLLVTETEEEYIFSCGNLVENVYVDELVESGEIINSMDKDDLRKLKKEQRNKPQGSRSKGAGIGLIQVALTSGNPLQMEVRQVDDQVSFFSLSVKINK
- a CDS encoding alpha/beta hydrolase, encoding MQFTFFNTAIFVIIAYLLLCVVYYLIQEKIIFLPEKLADSYKHQTKLSFDEINIKTEEGVTINALHFKKKNAIGAILYFHGNAGSLKRWIEVVHYFDKFPYDFFIYDYRSYGKSIGKKTEEGMYIDARYCMKYLMNFFNPKEIILYGRSLGTGIASKMATEHNVKAVILETPYYNLYDVAKHYAPFVPYKLLMRFSFRSDLCLPQIKCPVYIFHGTKDKIVPYSSAKKLSGKLNGNGKFVTIPNAGHNNLEDFDRFNIELNHILT
- a CDS encoding DUF4159 domain-containing protein; translation: MKLLTLIISSLLTLSLNAHSQDYSFKIAKLKYNGGGDWYANKTSLPNLIEFCNQSLNMNINPEDDIVEVGSPEIYSYPFIYMTGHGNVVFSAQEAENLRNYLISGGFLHIDDNYGLDKFIRVEMKKVFPELDFIELPYNHPIYHQKFDFKEGLPKIHEHDNKPPQGFGIVYEGRLVCFYSYECDLGNGWEDQVIYNDPENVRQKALQMGANILSYACTNF
- a CDS encoding DUF1987 domain-containing protein; the encoded protein is MAQEILNNLEIEGEKGTFFTPSVNFNAETGVCTLEGESYLEDTWEFYDKLLSWLQEYSKTGKALRFDFKLTYFNTSSSKGILDLLKMIKKYEEEGGDVTVNWYHPEDDEDNVEEAEDFKDDTGLDIAIIPY
- a CDS encoding HD domain-containing protein: MVSKLKENCSKLLEKYSPNIEFTTKTLNTIFSYYTETHRAYHNLTHINDLLNTLTDKGLHLENPDLIYLAVWFHDIIYDPQSKENETKSAEFATKTLKHTCLEKQQIEYIEALIIATAKHNWFDNQLDAAYFLDADLSILGSETAKYDLYSSQIRKEYISYPDSIFYSGRKKVLINFLQRENIYYSKFFKDKFEAQARKNIQREVESYS